Proteins encoded within one genomic window of Acidobacteriota bacterium:
- a CDS encoding acetate kinase gives MQVLVVNVGSTSLKFRLFRMEDEEILAAGRMERVGSRSSPFNYRRGREPELKGKLKCPDQRAAVDHALKLLTDPATGVLDSLEELDAVGFKPVHAKGIADSVFITDPIIAAMEEYTPLAPAHNPPYIQAFRIFQEILPEKPLVGVFEPAFHKTIPEPARTYGIPYEWSRTHAIRRYGFHGASHRYVSLRAPELLGNPDRELRIVSCHLGGSSSVCALKGGVSVETSMGFSPQSGLPNATRNGDLDPFVLLYLLDKENLTPAQLRDRLVKDGGLKGISGVSGDVRDLEEAAGQGHSRAALALDVMVHETRKYIGAYAAVLGGLDALVFTGGIGENGIAIRRKICRGLEFLGIRLDPGANDSRGREGCISAPGSPAQVLVILANEELVIARETEKLVRDER, from the coding sequence ATGCAGGTTCTGGTCGTCAACGTCGGGTCCACATCCCTCAAGTTCCGCCTCTTCCGAATGGAGGATGAAGAGATCCTGGCCGCCGGGAGGATGGAGCGGGTGGGCAGCCGGTCCTCTCCCTTCAACTATCGGCGCGGCCGGGAACCGGAGCTGAAGGGGAAACTGAAGTGTCCCGATCAGCGAGCGGCCGTCGACCACGCTCTCAAGCTGTTGACCGACCCCGCAACCGGGGTCCTGGACAGCCTGGAAGAACTGGACGCCGTGGGATTCAAACCGGTCCATGCCAAGGGGATCGCCGATTCGGTCTTCATCACGGATCCGATCATCGCCGCCATGGAGGAATACACGCCTCTGGCGCCGGCTCACAATCCGCCCTACATCCAGGCGTTTCGGATATTCCAGGAAATACTGCCTGAGAAACCGCTTGTGGGTGTCTTCGAGCCCGCGTTCCACAAGACCATCCCCGAGCCCGCCCGAACCTACGGCATCCCTTACGAATGGTCCCGGACGCACGCCATTCGCCGCTATGGCTTCCACGGAGCGTCCCACCGCTATGTCTCCCTGCGGGCGCCGGAACTACTGGGAAATCCGGATCGCGAGCTGCGCATCGTCTCCTGTCACCTCGGGGGCAGCTCCAGCGTCTGCGCCCTCAAAGGGGGCGTCTCGGTGGAGACCAGCATGGGCTTCTCTCCCCAGTCCGGTCTGCCCAACGCCACCAGAAACGGCGATCTGGACCCGTTCGTGCTTCTCTATCTCCTGGACAAGGAGAACCTCACCCCGGCCCAACTGCGGGACCGGCTGGTGAAGGACGGCGGCCTCAAGGGAATCTCCGGGGTGAGCGGCGATGTCCGGGACCTGGAGGAAGCGGCAGGACAGGGACACTCGAGAGCCGCGCTGGCCCTGGATGTGATGGTGCACGAGACCCGCAAGTACATCGGCGCCTACGCGGCGGTGCTGGGGGGACTCGACGCCCTCGTGTTCACCGGCGGCATCGGAGAAAACGGCATCGCCATCCGCCGCAAGATCTGTCGCGGGTTGGAGTTCCTTGGAATCCGCCTGGACCCTGGCGCCAACGACTCCCGGGGCCGCGAGGGATGCATCTCCGCACCCGGATCCCCGGCCCAGGTTCTGGTGATCCTGGCCAACGAGGAACTGGTCATCGCCCGCGAGACCGAGAAGCTGGTCCGCGACGAAAGATGA
- a CDS encoding bifunctional enoyl-CoA hydratase/phosphate acetyltransferase — protein sequence MFRNLDDLVEAAIALGPARIAVAAGHDPDVIESLQLAREMGLAEAVLVGDRKKIEPAASAAGLHLGSGQLIHQPDESAAALQAIGLVREGAADLLMKGKINTSVLIRAVLNREKGLRTGRQLSQVIVFQVPGIDRLMIMTDAAINLAPELAQKAEICRNAIHVAHALGIEEPNVALLCALEFVNPAMPATVDAAALTMMNRRGQLKGAYLEGPIALDVPMSRFAADRKGIETPLVENTDIFIAPDIEAANILYRAILYMAGGESGGIVVGAKVPLILLSRAETPETKIRSIAIGRLVAQYAAG from the coding sequence ATGTTTCGCAACCTGGATGATCTGGTCGAGGCCGCCATCGCACTGGGTCCGGCCCGGATCGCCGTGGCCGCGGGCCACGACCCGGACGTCATCGAGTCGCTCCAGTTGGCTCGGGAGATGGGCTTGGCCGAGGCAGTGCTGGTGGGGGATCGGAAAAAGATCGAGCCCGCGGCGTCGGCCGCCGGACTCCACCTCGGCTCCGGACAATTGATCCACCAACCGGATGAGAGCGCGGCGGCCCTCCAGGCCATTGGGCTGGTTCGGGAGGGTGCCGCGGATCTCCTGATGAAGGGGAAGATCAACACCTCCGTGCTGATTCGCGCGGTCCTGAACCGGGAGAAGGGCCTCCGGACCGGCCGCCAGTTGAGCCAGGTCATCGTCTTTCAGGTGCCCGGGATCGACCGTCTCATGATCATGACCGACGCCGCCATCAACCTGGCCCCCGAACTGGCCCAAAAAGCGGAGATCTGCCGCAACGCCATTCACGTGGCCCACGCCCTGGGCATCGAGGAACCCAACGTTGCGCTCCTCTGCGCTCTGGAGTTCGTCAACCCCGCCATGCCGGCCACGGTGGACGCGGCGGCTCTGACCATGATGAACCGGAGAGGCCAGTTGAAGGGTGCCTACCTGGAGGGTCCCATCGCCCTGGACGTCCCCATGAGCCGGTTTGCGGCCGACCGCAAGGGGATCGAGACTCCTCTGGTCGAGAACACGGACATCTTCATCGCTCCCGACATCGAAGCCGCGAACATTCTCTACCGGGCCATTCTCTACATGGCCGGCGGGGAATCGGGTGGTATCGTAGTCGGGGCCAAGGTCCCCTTGATACTCCTTTCCCGGGCCGAAACTCCGGAAACCAAGATACGTTCCATCGCCATCGGTCGGCTGGTCGCCCAATACGCCGCCGGCTGA
- a CDS encoding pyruvate carboxyltransferase, producing the protein MTQEWKTDNWFASPWNFSQEARQDLNFPDQIRIHDVTLRDGEQQTGIVFRRDEKVAIAKKLAAAGVHRIEAGMPAVSDEDEAAIKDIVALGLDSEIFSFARCMPADVKQAKECGVHGIITEIPSSDHIIANAYGKDMDWAVKASIDTTLAAKEAGLYTVFFTIDSTRSDLDRYMDLIERVSTEGHMDALTLADSFGACSPEGIAMVLKKLKARFQQPIEIHCHEDFGLGVANTIAALSNGASVAHVTVSALGERAGNVPLEDTVMALKVLYGVDVGVRTEEFYELSKLVQKLSNVELPPNRPIVGDSLYKIESGIVAMFHRRCKNVEPLEYIPFLPRVVGRPGVEIALGKGAGLANVEEVLEARGLSADAEQTKEIVDRVKQFSIRNKALLTDEEFDSIAGEVLGS; encoded by the coding sequence ATGACTCAAGAGTGGAAAACGGACAACTGGTTTGCCAGCCCCTGGAATTTCTCGCAGGAAGCCCGTCAGGACCTCAACTTTCCCGACCAGATCCGCATTCACGACGTGACCCTCCGCGATGGCGAGCAGCAGACGGGAATCGTGTTCCGACGGGACGAAAAGGTGGCCATCGCCAAGAAGCTGGCGGCAGCCGGCGTCCATCGAATCGAGGCCGGCATGCCGGCCGTCTCCGACGAAGACGAGGCGGCCATCAAGGACATCGTCGCCCTGGGCCTGGATTCGGAGATCTTCTCTTTTGCCCGCTGCATGCCTGCGGACGTCAAGCAGGCCAAGGAGTGCGGTGTCCACGGGATCATCACCGAGATCCCCTCCAGCGATCACATCATCGCCAACGCCTACGGCAAGGACATGGACTGGGCCGTCAAGGCCTCCATCGACACCACCCTGGCCGCCAAGGAGGCAGGACTCTACACCGTCTTCTTCACCATCGACAGCACCCGTTCGGACCTGGACCGCTACATGGACCTGATCGAGCGGGTCTCCACCGAAGGGCACATGGACGCCCTGACCCTGGCCGACTCCTTCGGCGCCTGCTCTCCGGAGGGGATCGCCATGGTGCTCAAGAAGCTCAAGGCCCGTTTCCAGCAGCCCATCGAGATCCATTGCCACGAGGATTTCGGCCTCGGCGTCGCCAACACCATCGCCGCTCTCTCCAACGGAGCTTCGGTGGCCCACGTCACCGTGTCGGCCCTTGGGGAAAGGGCCGGAAACGTGCCCCTGGAGGACACGGTCATGGCCCTGAAGGTGCTCTACGGGGTGGATGTCGGCGTGAGAACGGAGGAATTCTACGAACTCTCCAAGCTGGTGCAGAAACTGTCCAACGTTGAACTGCCGCCCAACCGGCCCATCGTCGGCGATTCCCTGTACAAGATCGAATCGGGCATCGTGGCCATGTTCCACCGGCGCTGCAAGAACGTGGAGCCCTTGGAGTACATTCCTTTTCTTCCCCGGGTGGTCGGCCGTCCCGGCGTCGAGATCGCCCTGGGCAAGGGCGCCGGCCTGGCCAACGTGGAAGAGGTCCTGGAAGCCCGGGGCTTGAGCGCCGACGCCGAACAGACCAAGGAGATCGTGGATCGCGTCAAGCAGTTCTCGATCCGGAACAAGGCGCTGCTGACGGACGAGGAGTTCGATTCCATCGCCGGCGAGGTCCTGGGATCCTGA
- a CDS encoding DUF2157 domain-containing protein gives MSRKGPDWLLGELPELVSRGILTTDAADRLRSHYHDAGRPAARQLGLTVTAVFGSALIGLGVILVLAYNWEELSRPLRAAISFSILMGAQGAAGWVVFRSVPSRSWREGTACFWFLAVGSAMALIAQTYHIPGDPGRFLLTWMLLTVPLVYLTGAGSAAALYLVGVTALGGVEADAGEGPLLYWVMLALVAPYLGSLLRGDRQSAGTVLLLWIGAVSLGFGFGFTLSESWEHLHLAAYAGLFSVLYLVGRIWFGRAPRVWQGPLQCVGGLGIFVMAFRFSYGDAWQHLGRIGPGEWNWTDAAPGMVLIGTCLSLSVILGWFSLFQGRPQRLLWGSFGAVALLAHGLMLALESTLVPVFLLNLYLLAAGVSVLVRGVRRARIGTVNLGMLILAALMGARFFDTDLGLMVRGIGFILLGAAFLSANAFLVRRFRGLRRSEDEPEQTPGAGA, from the coding sequence ATGAGCAGGAAGGGTCCCGACTGGCTCCTGGGAGAGCTTCCCGAACTGGTGTCGCGCGGGATTCTGACCACGGATGCAGCCGATCGGCTGCGCTCCCATTACCACGACGCCGGAAGGCCCGCCGCTCGCCAGCTCGGCCTGACCGTCACCGCGGTTTTCGGTTCCGCCCTGATCGGTCTCGGGGTCATCCTGGTTCTGGCTTACAACTGGGAGGAGCTCTCCAGGCCGCTCCGCGCCGCAATCTCCTTTTCGATTCTGATGGGCGCTCAAGGGGCTGCCGGATGGGTGGTTTTCCGTTCCGTCCCCTCCCGGTCCTGGCGCGAAGGGACGGCCTGCTTCTGGTTTCTGGCCGTGGGGTCCGCCATGGCCCTGATTGCACAGACCTACCATATTCCCGGAGACCCCGGCCGCTTCCTCCTGACCTGGATGCTGCTGACCGTGCCGCTCGTCTATCTGACGGGAGCGGGATCGGCCGCGGCGCTCTATCTGGTTGGGGTAACGGCGCTGGGAGGGGTCGAGGCGGACGCCGGGGAAGGCCCCCTCCTCTACTGGGTCATGCTGGCGCTGGTTGCGCCCTATCTCGGGTCACTGCTGCGGGGGGACCGGCAGAGCGCAGGAACCGTTCTCCTGCTCTGGATCGGCGCCGTCTCCCTCGGTTTCGGATTCGGTTTCACCCTCTCGGAGTCTTGGGAACACCTGCATCTGGCCGCTTACGCGGGGCTGTTCTCCGTCTTGTATCTGGTGGGCCGGATCTGGTTCGGACGGGCTCCCCGCGTTTGGCAGGGGCCCCTGCAATGCGTCGGCGGACTGGGAATCTTCGTGATGGCCTTCCGGTTCTCCTACGGCGACGCTTGGCAACATCTCGGACGGATTGGCCCTGGGGAGTGGAATTGGACGGATGCCGCGCCGGGGATGGTTCTCATCGGAACCTGCCTGTCGCTGTCCGTGATCCTGGGCTGGTTCAGCCTGTTTCAGGGCCGTCCGCAGAGGCTGCTCTGGGGTTCCTTCGGCGCGGTTGCATTGCTTGCCCATGGTCTGATGCTGGCGCTGGAGTCCACGCTGGTCCCGGTGTTTCTGTTGAATCTCTATTTGCTGGCCGCCGGAGTCTCGGTTCTGGTTCGCGGCGTCCGCCGGGCGAGGATCGGGACCGTCAATCTCGGAATGCTCATTCTGGCGGCGCTCATGGGGGCCAGATTCTTCGACACCGATTTGGGACTCATGGTCCGCGGGATCGGCTTCATTCTTCTGGGCGCCGCCTTCCTGTCGGCAAACGCCTTTCTGGTCCGCCGTTTTCGCGGCCTCCGGCGCTCGGAAGACGAGCCGGAACAGACGCCGGGGGCGGGAGCATGA
- a CDS encoding GDYXXLXY domain-containing protein, with product MIRLRTLVFAAAVLCQLGVPAWMILQREWTLRDGVRVKFRVEPLDPREEVLGRHVRFKIPASKVTLDESAAKPSLVRAYGVLELDQEGFGRFTAVRNERPEAGAYLRVQVRREGKSGTIRLPFDRYYLPEEVASKAGAGRKQALRSGKVDAHVTLRVHRGDGVIEGFYLQDTPVLDYLKARAGPNGE from the coding sequence ATGATCCGGCTCAGGACGTTGGTGTTCGCCGCGGCGGTCCTCTGTCAGCTCGGCGTTCCCGCCTGGATGATCCTCCAACGCGAGTGGACTCTGCGCGACGGTGTCCGGGTCAAGTTCCGGGTGGAGCCCCTGGACCCCCGGGAAGAGGTTCTGGGGCGCCATGTGCGATTCAAGATTCCCGCTTCGAAGGTGACCCTGGACGAGTCGGCCGCAAAGCCGTCTCTCGTCCGGGCCTACGGCGTCCTGGAGTTGGATCAGGAGGGTTTCGGCCGCTTCACGGCGGTTCGCAATGAACGCCCCGAAGCCGGCGCCTACCTGAGGGTGCAGGTCCGGAGAGAAGGGAAGTCAGGCACCATTCGGCTTCCTTTCGACCGCTACTACCTGCCGGAAGAGGTGGCTTCAAAAGCCGGGGCGGGGCGGAAACAGGCTCTTCGCTCCGGTAAAGTGGACGCCCATGTCACGCTGCGCGTGCATCGGGGCGACGGAGTGATCGAGGGTTTTTACCTCCAGGACACTCCGGTCCTGGACTATTTGAAGGCTCGTGCCGGGCCGAATGGAGAATAA
- a CDS encoding Gfo/Idh/MocA family oxidoreductase — MKKQNRRGFLTGSAALTGGAALAAGRPASALSYARTDGANDRIRLGVIGCGGRGRGNLRQFLKIDGIQCAAICDVDRAQMDRTQSEILDPAGQNAEFRTSDFRRLLDRKDLDAVLVATPDHWHAIPTVMACEAGMDVYVEKPLSLTIHEGRVMVDAAREHGRVVQMGTQQRSAPHYTDAVDYVKSGKLGKIRLVRAWAYLDWKGEMPAQPDASPPPGVDYDMWLGPAPERPFNLNRFHFSFRWYWDYSGGLMTDWGAHMIDIANWAMDVKAPRSAVSVGGKFGYPRDAMETPDTQQVIWEFDDFSMVWEHALGVGRGPEAREHGVQFHGNDGVLVVDRNGWEVHSETDKIDKPAREFRSRGKPRHNIRGRGAYHLGHVRNFVDCMRTRERPRSDVEIGHDSMIARHLGNMAFRLGRRVEWDPERERIVNDPEAERLAGINYRKPWKL, encoded by the coding sequence ATGAAGAAACAGAACCGGCGAGGATTCCTGACCGGGTCGGCGGCCCTGACGGGCGGGGCGGCCCTGGCCGCCGGCCGCCCTGCGTCCGCCCTGTCCTATGCCCGGACAGACGGGGCCAACGACCGGATACGCCTGGGAGTGATCGGCTGCGGCGGCCGGGGACGAGGCAATCTCAGGCAGTTTCTCAAGATCGACGGGATCCAATGCGCGGCCATCTGTGACGTGGACCGGGCTCAGATGGACCGCACCCAGTCCGAGATTCTGGATCCGGCCGGCCAGAATGCCGAATTCCGGACTTCGGATTTTCGGCGCCTTCTGGATCGAAAGGACCTGGACGCCGTTCTGGTGGCCACTCCCGATCACTGGCACGCCATTCCCACCGTCATGGCCTGCGAAGCGGGCATGGACGTCTATGTGGAGAAGCCGCTGTCTCTGACCATCCACGAGGGCCGGGTCATGGTGGATGCGGCGCGCGAACATGGCCGGGTCGTCCAGATGGGGACGCAGCAGAGGAGCGCCCCCCACTACACCGACGCGGTCGACTACGTGAAGAGCGGGAAGCTGGGCAAGATCCGCCTGGTCCGGGCCTGGGCCTATCTGGACTGGAAGGGAGAAATGCCGGCGCAGCCGGACGCATCACCACCCCCGGGCGTGGACTACGACATGTGGCTGGGACCGGCTCCCGAACGTCCGTTCAACCTGAACCGCTTTCACTTCTCCTTCCGCTGGTACTGGGACTACTCCGGCGGCCTCATGACCGACTGGGGAGCTCACATGATCGACATCGCCAACTGGGCCATGGACGTGAAGGCGCCCCGGTCGGCCGTCTCGGTGGGGGGCAAGTTCGGCTATCCCCGGGACGCCATGGAAACGCCCGACACCCAGCAGGTCATCTGGGAGTTCGACGACTTCAGCATGGTCTGGGAACACGCGCTGGGCGTGGGACGAGGTCCGGAAGCCCGGGAGCACGGCGTCCAGTTCCACGGCAACGACGGTGTGCTGGTGGTGGACCGCAACGGTTGGGAGGTCCACTCCGAGACGGACAAGATCGACAAGCCGGCGCGGGAGTTCCGGTCTCGGGGCAAGCCCCGCCACAACATCCGGGGCCGGGGCGCCTATCACCTGGGGCATGTCCGGAACTTCGTGGACTGCATGCGCACGAGGGAGCGTCCGCGATCGGACGTGGAGATCGGTCATGACTCGATGATCGCCCGTCATCTGGGCAATATGGCCTTCCGGCTCGGGCGCAGAGTCGAGTGGGATCCGGAACGGGAACGCATCGTGAACGATCCGGAAGCCGAACGCCTGGCCGGCATCAACTACCGGAAGCCCTGGAAGCTGTAG
- a CDS encoding Nramp family divalent metal transporter, with protein sequence MSVTRSGDQDPVRYPELSPQLRDRSLTGMLKLFGPGAIIASVTIGSGETVFASRGGAVFGYSLFWCFLVGSALKGLQVYTGARFITLTGRHPLRSWMDLPGPRGWFVLFVSVMTIVWMPFWVGGGLPKMLGEFTNWVVGFPDPENVSDYVFFGRLWGTFFILVALTFTWVQSYGFLERVQTVLVGLLLLCMVLAAAVSNPDLLALLGGTLVPTRPRYDGWVLERFAEFRGRNPWVEMVTYLGAVGGGTQDYLGYVGMLREKGWGLLGIRGRGPLDAGRENLKRGLAWLRAPRTDVTVSFTCIFIFTLCFAILGATILYPRQEIPSGFDLLTLQLGYLVRPDQSPLVQTLLAWLYKTGIFFAFFGTIYGAYELYTRTTRECLVALFPSLRKVPLKKFRLWTLLWCAGPGLSLLWFLEQDPVFIVTPAALVGSGLICGLWCFAMLWSDRYHLPQELRMRWPLWLGTLVAGIGLTVIPLIGIVKYVQSFL encoded by the coding sequence ATGTCGGTGACAAGGTCCGGTGATCAGGATCCCGTCCGGTACCCGGAACTCTCGCCCCAGCTCCGCGATCGTTCCCTGACGGGAATGCTCAAGCTCTTCGGTCCGGGCGCCATCATCGCCTCGGTCACCATCGGAAGCGGCGAAACCGTCTTCGCTTCCCGGGGCGGCGCCGTCTTCGGCTATTCCCTCTTCTGGTGTTTTCTGGTCGGCTCCGCTCTGAAGGGACTCCAGGTCTATACCGGCGCCCGGTTCATCACCCTGACCGGCCGCCATCCCTTGCGGAGTTGGATGGACCTGCCCGGCCCCCGCGGCTGGTTCGTCCTGTTCGTCTCCGTCATGACCATCGTCTGGATGCCCTTCTGGGTGGGCGGGGGACTCCCCAAGATGCTGGGAGAGTTCACCAACTGGGTGGTCGGTTTCCCGGACCCGGAAAACGTGTCCGACTACGTCTTCTTCGGCCGGCTCTGGGGAACCTTCTTCATCCTGGTGGCGCTGACCTTCACCTGGGTTCAGAGCTACGGGTTCCTGGAGCGGGTCCAGACCGTCCTGGTGGGTCTGCTGCTCCTCTGCATGGTCCTGGCGGCCGCCGTGTCGAATCCCGATCTCCTGGCCCTATTGGGGGGCACCCTGGTCCCCACCCGGCCCAGGTACGACGGCTGGGTCCTGGAACGGTTCGCCGAGTTCCGGGGGCGCAATCCCTGGGTGGAGATGGTCACCTACCTGGGAGCGGTGGGAGGCGGGACCCAGGACTATCTGGGATACGTGGGAATGCTGCGGGAGAAGGGCTGGGGACTGCTGGGCATCCGGGGCCGGGGTCCCCTGGACGCCGGCCGGGAGAATCTGAAACGGGGTCTGGCCTGGCTGCGGGCCCCGCGCACCGACGTGACGGTGTCGTTCACCTGCATCTTCATCTTCACCCTCTGTTTCGCCATCCTCGGGGCCACCATCCTCTATCCCCGGCAGGAGATCCCCAGCGGGTTCGACCTTCTGACGCTGCAATTGGGGTACCTGGTCCGGCCGGACCAGTCGCCGCTGGTCCAGACTCTGCTCGCCTGGCTCTACAAGACCGGCATCTTCTTCGCGTTCTTCGGCACCATCTACGGCGCCTACGAACTCTACACCCGGACCACCCGGGAATGCCTGGTGGCGCTCTTCCCCTCGCTGCGGAAGGTCCCCTTGAAGAAATTCCGCCTCTGGACGCTGCTCTGGTGCGCGGGGCCCGGCCTGAGCCTGCTCTGGTTCCTGGAACAGGACCCGGTCTTCATCGTCACGCCGGCGGCCCTGGTGGGTTCCGGTCTCATTTGCGGCCTCTGGTGCTTCGCCATGCTCTGGTCGGACCGATACCATCTCCCGCAAGAGCTGCGGATGAGATGGCCGCTATGGCTGGGCACTCTCGTGGCCGGGATCGGGCTGACGGTGATCCCCCTGATCGGAATCGTGAAGTACGTTCAGAGCTTTCTCTGA
- a CDS encoding SMP-30/gluconolactonase/LRE family protein: MVQRIRNLILGSLACLVMSQPGLAQFPSGDPSIIAAGVTLEKLFEGGCILTEGVAAAPDGTIYFSDITFTFTCKNEKGEPEAGHIWKYDPKTGETGIFRSPSGMSNGIKFDARGDMIIAEGADYGGRRIIRTDMKTGKSYIIAGMYEGRKFNAPNDITIDEKGRIYFSDPRYLGHETIDQAVMAVYRIDTDGSVHRIITDAGKPNGVAVSPDQKTLYVVSNDDGAMDFSRLPQGTPLNKNRMALLAYDLAPDGTASFREVLVDYSPQDGPDGMVVDVDGNLYVTVRDVTRPGVAVYSPEGEELAFIPTELPTNVGFGRGTESKTLYITAGKSLYRIHVKREGYQLPPR, translated from the coding sequence ATGGTTCAAAGAATCCGAAACCTGATCCTCGGGTCCCTGGCCTGCCTGGTCATGAGCCAGCCGGGCCTGGCCCAGTTCCCCTCCGGAGACCCCAGCATCATCGCCGCCGGCGTCACCCTGGAGAAGCTCTTCGAAGGCGGATGCATTCTCACCGAAGGGGTCGCGGCGGCCCCGGACGGCACCATCTACTTCAGCGACATCACTTTCACGTTCACGTGTAAGAACGAGAAGGGTGAACCCGAAGCCGGGCACATCTGGAAGTATGACCCCAAGACCGGCGAGACCGGTATCTTCCGTTCCCCCAGCGGCATGTCCAACGGCATCAAGTTCGATGCCCGGGGCGACATGATCATCGCCGAAGGCGCCGATTACGGCGGTCGGCGGATCATCCGCACCGACATGAAGACCGGAAAGAGCTACATCATCGCGGGAATGTACGAAGGCCGGAAGTTCAATGCCCCCAACGACATCACCATCGATGAAAAGGGGCGGATCTATTTCAGCGACCCCCGCTACCTGGGTCACGAAACCATCGACCAGGCGGTCATGGCCGTGTATCGGATCGACACCGACGGCTCGGTGCACCGGATCATCACCGACGCGGGCAAGCCCAACGGCGTCGCCGTCTCCCCCGACCAGAAGACCCTCTACGTGGTCAGCAACGACGACGGGGCCATGGACTTTTCCCGATTGCCGCAGGGAACGCCGTTGAACAAGAACCGCATGGCGCTGCTGGCCTACGATCTGGCTCCCGACGGTACGGCCAGCTTTCGGGAGGTCCTGGTGGACTATTCTCCCCAGGATGGACCGGACGGCATGGTGGTGGACGTGGACGGCAATCTCTATGTGACCGTGCGCGATGTGACCCGCCCCGGAGTCGCCGTCTATTCCCCCGAAGGGGAGGAGCTGGCCTTCATTCCTACCGAGCTGCCGACCAACGTGGGGTTCGGACGCGGGACCGAGAGCAAGACCCTCTACATTACGGCCGGAAAGAGTCTCTACCGGATCCACGTCAAGCGGGAAGGCTACCAGCTTCCGCCCCGGTAG
- a CDS encoding MBL fold metallo-hydrolase: protein MRVPALGTRILLALAAASLFSGMVAALISSEPGSLTELAPGVYFRKGELEHQGHCNNGVVVFNDFVVVIDANFPSGAEACLADIRQVTDKPVRLVFDTHHHGDHAYGNPVWVSAGAVTVAHENVVQEMDRFEPLRWKQETAKRKDVAALGLRSAQPPIVTYPDRLVIDDGTQRLELLHFGTAHTRGDGFAYLPRHRILFTGDAVVNGPYNYMGDGDTHSWIGVIEALERLRVETVAPGHGPPADRSLLGKQKAFIRALHREVALGLEAGKSLEELQKSIRLPDSVRLHVGRWFESQVAKVYSEKTTP from the coding sequence ATGAGAGTGCCTGCCTTGGGAACCAGGATCCTGTTGGCGCTTGCCGCCGCCTCGCTGTTTTCGGGGATGGTTGCGGCGCTGATTTCTTCCGAGCCGGGTTCGCTGACGGAGCTGGCGCCCGGAGTCTATTTTCGGAAGGGAGAACTGGAGCACCAGGGCCATTGCAACAACGGGGTCGTGGTCTTCAACGATTTTGTGGTGGTCATCGACGCCAACTTCCCGAGTGGCGCCGAAGCCTGCCTGGCCGACATCCGCCAGGTCACCGACAAGCCGGTGCGGCTGGTTTTCGACACCCATCATCACGGCGACCACGCTTACGGGAATCCGGTCTGGGTCTCCGCCGGAGCCGTGACGGTCGCACACGAGAACGTGGTCCAGGAGATGGATCGTTTCGAGCCGCTCCGCTGGAAGCAAGAAACCGCCAAACGCAAGGATGTCGCCGCACTGGGGCTCAGGAGCGCCCAGCCCCCCATCGTGACCTATCCCGACCGGTTGGTCATCGACGACGGGACTCAACGCCTGGAGCTGCTCCACTTCGGAACCGCCCACACCCGCGGCGACGGCTTCGCCTACCTCCCCCGCCATCGGATCCTCTTTACCGGGGATGCCGTGGTCAACGGCCCCTACAACTACATGGGGGACGGGGACACGCATTCCTGGATCGGCGTCATCGAGGCGCTGGAGAGGCTTCGGGTCGAGACCGTCGCTCCGGGACACGGCCCCCCCGCGGACCGCTCCCTTCTGGGCAAGCAGAAGGCGTTCATCCGCGCGCTGCACCGCGAGGTGGCGTTGGGGCTGGAGGCCGGGAAGAGCCTCGAGGAGCTGCAAAAATCCATCCGGCTCCCCGATTCCGTCCGCCTCCACGTGGGAAGGTGGTTCGAGTCGCAGGTCGCCAAGGTCTACAGCGAGAAGACGACCCCCTGA